The following are encoded in a window of Leptospira sp. WS60.C2 genomic DNA:
- a CDS encoding pyrimidine/purine nucleoside phosphorylase, with product MSSFTSVTVLKPANIYFDGKVTSRTVLFPNGEKKTLGIMMPGEYEFGTDQKEIMEIQSGILSVLLPGSESWLQINGQAVFEVPAGSKFKLKIETVTDYCCSYV from the coding sequence ATGAGTTCATTTACTTCCGTAACAGTACTAAAACCAGCGAACATTTACTTTGATGGTAAGGTGACAAGCCGAACCGTTCTTTTCCCAAACGGAGAGAAGAAAACATTGGGAATCATGATGCCTGGGGAATATGAATTTGGTACAGACCAAAAAGAAATTATGGAAATTCAGTCGGGAATTCTATCGGTGCTCTTGCCTGGATCCGAATCATGGCTTCAAATCAACGGTCAAGCCGTGTTTGAAGTCCCTGCTGGATCCAAGTTCAAATTAAAAATTGAAACTGTGACAGATTATTGCTGTTCTTACGTTTGA
- a CDS encoding ParB/RepB/Spo0J family partition protein yields the protein MKTKTNFNPADILSKASNRTSSLNPFLSSENANQHQTIDIPMDQIFTENNPRKTFNDASIRELADSISQYGLLQPIVVRKKAGKYELINGERRYRAHKLLKSKTIPAVVKNVEQIDITKLPEIKLVENLQREDLSESDLALSLQELKNRHKETNEQLAKRIHKSAQWVKTKIAHAEILKETSLNSNVDKSHPIYQIPTSLFTEIAPLDVSNRKKAIDYLIKGLEKKGDFPSRNDLREYVRPLKPTKQSKTKPKLKQLDLKDLKSKLAKIKEKISVLQNEKAILEETIRKYKK from the coding sequence ATGAAAACTAAAACAAACTTTAACCCTGCAGATATTTTATCAAAAGCCTCAAACAGAACATCCTCACTCAATCCATTTTTAAGTTCTGAAAACGCAAACCAACACCAGACCATTGATATCCCAATGGATCAAATCTTTACAGAAAACAATCCAAGAAAAACCTTTAATGATGCCAGTATCCGAGAACTTGCCGACTCCATTTCCCAGTATGGGTTATTACAACCAATCGTAGTTAGAAAAAAAGCAGGTAAATATGAACTCATCAACGGAGAAAGACGATACCGCGCTCACAAACTACTAAAATCCAAAACAATTCCCGCAGTAGTTAAAAACGTAGAACAAATTGACATCACAAAATTACCTGAGATCAAACTGGTTGAAAATCTCCAAAGGGAAGACTTATCAGAATCTGACCTTGCCTTATCCCTCCAAGAGCTAAAAAATAGACACAAGGAAACCAACGAACAATTAGCAAAAAGAATTCATAAATCGGCACAATGGGTAAAAACTAAAATAGCACACGCTGAGATTTTAAAGGAAACGAGCCTTAACTCAAATGTAGATAAATCTCATCCCATTTACCAAATCCCAACAAGCCTATTCACCGAAATTGCACCACTCGATGTATCAAATCGTAAAAAAGCCATTGATTACCTCATCAAAGGTCTTGAGAAAAAAGGAGACTTCCCTTCTAGAAATGACCTTCGGGAATACGTACGACCTTTAAAGCCAACGAAACAATCCAAAACGAAACCGAAACTGAAACAACTAGATCTCAAAGATTTAAAATCCAAATTAGCGAAAATCAAAGAAAAGATTTCTGTTTTGCAAAATGAAAAGGCAATCTTAGAAGAAACAATACGAAAGTATAAGAAGTAA
- a CDS encoding YegP family protein, whose translation MSAKFEMYKDKAGEFRFRLKAANGEVIASSEGYSSKQACQNGINSVKTNAASAEIDDQT comes from the coding sequence ATGTCAGCAAAATTTGAAATGTATAAAGACAAAGCAGGGGAATTCCGTTTTCGACTCAAAGCAGCAAATGGTGAGGTCATTGCTTCCAGTGAAGGTTACTCTTCTAAACAAGCTTGCCAAAACGGCATCAATTCAGTAAAAACCAATGCCGCTTCTGCTGAAATTGACGATCAAACGTAA
- a CDS encoding PaaI family thioesterase, giving the protein MQTLSTEETQAILQEMTENFNHGGRKITVPPPIFVAMNAEIISYTKGKSITVSFPVTEDQTNPMGMMQGGVIAAAFDNAFGPLSYLVAKRPTTTIDMNIQYIRGVAVGQKVIVKATIEAKGFSTIHMIGEMRTEKDKLLATATTNLLILKIPGGVGE; this is encoded by the coding sequence ATGCAAACACTAAGCACAGAGGAAACCCAGGCCATTTTACAAGAAATGACCGAAAATTTTAATCACGGTGGTAGAAAAATCACAGTTCCACCTCCTATTTTTGTAGCGATGAATGCTGAGATCATATCCTACACAAAAGGGAAAAGTATCACTGTTTCGTTTCCCGTTACGGAAGACCAAACCAATCCAATGGGTATGATGCAAGGCGGAGTGATTGCTGCGGCATTTGATAATGCGTTTGGGCCTCTCAGTTATTTGGTTGCAAAACGCCCAACAACGACAATCGATATGAATATCCAATACATCCGAGGAGTTGCAGTAGGCCAGAAGGTGATCGTAAAAGCAACCATCGAAGCAAAAGGATTTTCAACAATTCACATGATCGGTGAAATGAGAACAGAAAAAGATAAATTGTTAGCCACTGCGACGACCAATTTGTTGATTTTAAAAATTCCGGGCGGAGTAGGGGAGTAA
- a CDS encoding helix-turn-helix domain-containing protein, translating into MKGKERTGVWVAQWMYDLDLNPNQIRLYAEIVSLDAKDGCYASNEYFAKILHLKQDTISRLVSQLKAKGLLVQTRFDGRKRFLKPVLLEKKGSEDVPKHGPSKQSSKVVGESVGSESKADLTRGATSYLTVQKQNQIHKKRESSVEEKWKEFLRWMGETMSESTRLTLAKLKGPEELTGLQQRYWERWLVTPKS; encoded by the coding sequence ATGAAAGGGAAAGAAAGGACAGGAGTTTGGGTGGCACAATGGATGTATGATTTGGATCTAAATCCGAATCAGATTCGTTTGTATGCAGAGATTGTATCTTTGGATGCAAAGGATGGGTGTTACGCATCCAATGAGTATTTTGCAAAGATCTTACATTTGAAACAAGATACAATTTCAAGGTTGGTCTCGCAGTTGAAAGCGAAAGGTCTCCTTGTGCAAACACGCTTTGATGGTAGGAAACGATTTTTGAAACCTGTGTTACTAGAAAAGAAAGGTTCGGAGGATGTTCCAAAGCATGGTCCTTCTAAGCAGAGTTCGAAAGTAGTAGGGGAGAGTGTTGGAAGCGAATCCAAGGCAGATTTGACTAGGGGTGCGACTTCTTATCTTACAGTACAAAAACAAAACCAAATACATAAGAAAAGAGAATCATCCGTTGAAGAAAAGTGGAAGGAATTCCTTAGATGGATGGGTGAGACGATGTCTGAGTCAACAAGGTTGACCCTTGCCAAACTGAAAGGGCCGGAAGAATTAACGGGGTTACAACAACGCTATTGGGAACGTTGGCTTGTCACCCCGAAATCGTAG
- a CDS encoding TetR/AcrR family transcriptional regulator, with amino-acid sequence MPVPQKIPNKSDNKKQQARERSIERILASAIVLFSKHGFAQTTMEMIANHAKISKGLAYNYFKSKNQIFEHIIDSHLAKQERFYNNIPPNLSAKEYVREFFFRSIQFAKEEKKTMVLITVCLFQPSAVSLSKKMIENVERRFAPFKETMRERFKAYGIKDPDKEMIFIKTFLHGLIMSQHFNDTTTCTPTIIEMMLDRYETK; translated from the coding sequence ATGCCAGTGCCACAAAAGATTCCCAATAAATCCGATAACAAAAAGCAACAGGCAAGAGAGAGGTCCATTGAGAGAATTTTAGCCTCTGCTATCGTACTTTTTTCGAAACACGGATTTGCACAAACGACAATGGAAATGATTGCCAATCATGCTAAAATCTCTAAAGGTTTGGCATATAATTACTTCAAAAGTAAAAATCAAATCTTTGAACACATCATAGATTCCCACTTAGCAAAACAGGAACGTTTTTATAACAACATCCCACCTAACTTATCAGCAAAGGAATACGTAAGAGAGTTTTTCTTTCGGTCGATTCAATTTGCGAAGGAAGAGAAAAAAACTATGGTTTTAATCACAGTTTGCCTCTTCCAACCTAGTGCCGTTTCCCTTTCCAAAAAAATGATCGAGAATGTTGAGAGGCGTTTCGCACCTTTTAAGGAAACGATGCGAGAGCGCTTCAAAGCATATGGGATCAAAGACCCTGATAAAGAGATGATTTTTATCAAAACATTTTTACATGGTCTCATCATGAGCCAACATTTTAACGATACTACCACTTGCACTCCGACCATCATTGAAATGATGTTAGATCGCTACGAAACCAAATAG
- a CDS encoding YheT family hydrolase: MSSFKPIPLFSGPMVQSFMASFKSKADKSYGKHLEGEWRSVRTKKGVTLLARIHEVPSPKGIVILVHGWEGSIHSSYIIRTTKHFLAKDYSVYRLNLRDHGDTHHLNEGIFNGSLLEETYDAVLTLAKSVTSKLPVYLAGFSLGGNFVLRMAGKHSTSKADEKIPGLKHCFAFSPALDPKRATIKMDEHPFLRKYFLNSWKSSLVKKGQLFPHLYSFHDLDKYQSVMDLTEKMVKEFSQFRSVDEYFLSYTLSDLFFKTIKVPTTILTSMDDPVIPWKEFTEIPSSAYIDVIIEAKGGHCGFIEDWKRSSYYWRIMEKKMG; encoded by the coding sequence ATGAGTTCATTCAAACCAATCCCTCTTTTTTCAGGCCCCATGGTACAGTCCTTTATGGCTTCGTTTAAGTCAAAGGCAGACAAATCGTATGGGAAACATCTCGAGGGTGAGTGGAGATCGGTAAGGACAAAGAAAGGTGTTACACTCCTTGCCAGGATTCATGAGGTTCCAAGTCCCAAAGGCATTGTGATTTTGGTGCATGGTTGGGAAGGGAGTATCCATTCGAGTTACATCATAAGGACCACCAAACATTTTTTAGCAAAAGATTACTCTGTTTACCGATTGAATCTTCGAGACCATGGAGACACCCACCATTTAAACGAAGGGATCTTTAATGGAAGTTTACTCGAAGAAACATACGATGCGGTACTCACATTAGCAAAGTCAGTGACGTCCAAACTTCCGGTGTATTTGGCTGGGTTTTCGCTTGGTGGAAATTTTGTATTAAGAATGGCGGGCAAACATAGCACGTCAAAAGCGGATGAGAAAATTCCAGGGCTCAAACATTGTTTTGCCTTTAGCCCAGCGCTTGATCCAAAACGAGCCACCATCAAAATGGATGAGCATCCATTCCTGCGAAAATATTTTTTAAATTCATGGAAATCATCCCTTGTGAAAAAAGGACAACTGTTTCCCCATTTGTATTCCTTTCATGATTTGGACAAATACCAATCCGTGATGGACTTAACAGAAAAAATGGTGAAGGAATTCTCTCAGTTTCGTTCGGTAGATGAATATTTTTTATCGTATACTCTCTCTGATCTTTTTTTTAAAACCATCAAAGTTCCAACCACCATTTTGACATCGATGGATGATCCAGTCATCCCTTGGAAAGAGTTCACGGAAATTCCATCATCAGCTTATATTGACGTGATCATTGAAGCAAAAGGTGGTCACTGTGGTTTTATAGAAGATTGGAAACGATCTTCTTATTATTGGCGGATTATGGAAAAGAAGATGGGTTGA
- a CDS encoding glucan biosynthesis protein — MKKLNIYFAFIAILLCVFVIFKKHDLTIHGLISLLAISPNSEVFDFNAADEIAKQKLKSKFVPTPVYKIPGLDGISFEDYRQIEYKPDVAIWKNLALPYQLHFFHPGHIYSNGIKIYEVIEGKPVEIPYDSSRFHFGNLPLTDDFFELSKKLQYTGFRVHYPINQKEALEEFLVFQGSSYFRALSKNQVYGLSGRGLAINTGPDGKEEFPIFESFYIKRPEKKDSSILIYAIMNSESVVGAYEFFVTPGEITTIDVRAKIYLRKKIKRLGLAPITSMFLYGESNIPILGNIHPEIHDSDGLLTYLGEDNWEWRPLINPKKTKLTNIELNHPKGFGLIQRDRKFKSYQDEKLLYHRRPSLWVEPKGDWGKGDLYLLEFTTNLDSDDNVTIFWEPNIPPNLNEGFEYQYRLSYIEKSPDSHSLGKTTSYYKGIDPLFPKEKMLTLYFTGDNLKALDPKTELKAIIANDMIPPEQIRYQIEKIRELDQWRLQIWHSSPIEVSNWKVHLEKENQKITETWIYRDGISK, encoded by the coding sequence ATGAAGAAATTAAACATATACTTTGCCTTCATTGCCATCTTGTTATGTGTTTTCGTTATCTTTAAGAAACATGATCTAACAATTCACGGTCTCATCTCTCTCTTAGCGATCTCCCCCAATTCTGAAGTGTTTGATTTCAACGCTGCAGACGAAATTGCAAAACAAAAACTAAAATCAAAATTTGTTCCGACCCCTGTGTATAAGATTCCAGGGCTTGATGGAATCAGCTTTGAGGATTACAGGCAAATTGAATACAAACCCGATGTTGCGATTTGGAAAAATTTAGCACTCCCCTACCAATTGCATTTTTTCCACCCAGGGCATATCTATAGCAATGGAATCAAAATATATGAAGTGATCGAAGGAAAACCAGTTGAGATTCCTTATGATTCGTCTCGGTTTCATTTTGGAAACCTTCCCCTCACCGACGATTTTTTTGAGTTAAGTAAAAAACTCCAATACACGGGTTTTCGCGTTCATTATCCAATCAATCAAAAGGAAGCATTAGAGGAATTTTTAGTCTTCCAAGGTTCTTCCTATTTCCGTGCCTTATCCAAAAACCAAGTGTATGGTTTATCAGGAAGAGGACTTGCCATCAACACAGGCCCTGATGGAAAAGAAGAGTTCCCTATCTTTGAAAGTTTTTATATCAAACGCCCTGAGAAAAAAGATTCCTCCATTTTGATCTATGCCATTATGAATAGTGAATCCGTTGTGGGTGCGTATGAATTTTTTGTCACACCTGGTGAGATCACAACCATTGATGTGCGGGCGAAAATTTACTTACGAAAGAAAATCAAACGACTGGGACTTGCTCCCATCACATCCATGTTTCTCTATGGAGAATCCAATATCCCAATCCTTGGCAACATCCACCCAGAGATCCATGACTCTGATGGACTTCTCACTTATCTTGGAGAAGACAACTGGGAATGGAGACCACTCATCAATCCCAAAAAAACCAAACTGACGAATATTGAACTCAACCATCCAAAGGGTTTTGGGCTCATCCAACGAGATCGAAAGTTCAAAAGTTACCAAGATGAAAAATTGTTATACCACCGTAGGCCTAGCCTTTGGGTAGAACCGAAGGGTGATTGGGGCAAAGGGGACTTATACCTTTTGGAATTCACAACCAATCTGGATTCAGATGACAACGTGACTATTTTTTGGGAACCAAACATTCCTCCCAATTTGAATGAAGGGTTCGAATACCAATATAGACTGAGTTATATCGAAAAATCACCTGACTCACACAGCCTCGGAAAAACCACATCCTATTACAAAGGAATTGATCCCCTATTTCCTAAAGAAAAGATGTTAACACTGTATTTTACTGGGGATAATCTAAAAGCATTAGATCCAAAAACAGAACTAAAAGCCATCATCGCAAATGATATGATCCCACCGGAACAAATTCGTTATCAAATCGAAAAGATTCGTGAACTTGACCAATGGAGATTACAAATTTGGCACTCGTCACCAATTGAAGTTTCTAATTGGAAAGTTCATCTAGAAAAAGAGAATCAAAAAATCACAGAAACATGGATCTATAGAGATGGCATCTCCAAATAA
- the mdoH gene encoding glucans biosynthesis glucosyltransferase MdoH produces MIQLHRILFFSVFIVPIIIGLTTFAQIISFGGVELTEYYQFITLLFLLPMLSYGATTSLFGFLISLLKEGDPLLKAKKIPEKELDFPSIDRVPVALVMPVYEENEVSIFSRIKVIYESLEKYHSLPKLDFFILSDTRTPEKWIKEEAAYLELCESTGNYQKFHYRRRKSNLNGKSGNIADFCRRWGNRYEHMIILDADSLMSGEIIVQLIAMMEKNPKAGIIQTNSKLFRATTLFQKLTEFSSYLFSSYFLKGASFWQINANSYWGHNAILRIKPFMEYCALPHLPEYGGLGGKILSHDTVEASLMRKAGYEVLCAYELEGSYEENPPNIIDVLKRDQRWCQGNLQHFWFLFGKKIPFINRIHILNGILSYLNSPIWLCYILLSLWNYIEESKFLNYSMLPEEFEYFKAQIYDPLYLKLLYLSLLLLFLPRVLSYFRLPLKQIFLKFPAFFLETLFSILIAPIYMIYHSVFVVSIFLNKKISWGPQNRDAESSYPFSYVVSSFFGITILGLVSAYISYSYSLMLFFLTMPIWIGWTLSIPLVMFTSREQKSLHSLFDLSYWKPNRGLTNNLKEELHRNDHKRMAGKEIFYALVHPIFHKKHKQLQGNKSYRSKVSDSIANDFETLLGQGPKQLDRKKLLNILSNRELLDLFFQKFWTSEKSKWGKYWKEIWEEINPSSFP; encoded by the coding sequence ATGATCCAATTACATCGTATTCTTTTTTTCAGCGTATTCATTGTACCCATCATCATAGGGCTCACTACCTTTGCCCAAATCATCTCCTTTGGTGGAGTTGAGTTAACCGAATACTACCAATTCATCACCTTACTGTTTCTTTTGCCTATGTTATCCTATGGGGCAACCACTTCTCTCTTTGGATTTTTGATCTCTCTTTTGAAAGAGGGTGATCCATTACTCAAAGCAAAAAAAATCCCAGAGAAGGAATTGGATTTTCCAAGTATCGATCGTGTCCCGGTTGCCCTAGTCATGCCTGTGTATGAAGAAAACGAAGTTTCGATTTTTTCTAGGATCAAAGTCATTTATGAATCACTCGAAAAATACCACTCCCTTCCCAAACTAGATTTTTTTATCTTAAGTGATACTAGAACTCCTGAAAAATGGATCAAAGAAGAAGCTGCCTATCTTGAGTTATGTGAATCCACTGGGAACTATCAAAAATTCCATTACAGAAGAAGGAAAAGTAACTTAAACGGAAAGAGTGGAAACATCGCTGATTTTTGTCGTCGTTGGGGCAATCGATATGAGCACATGATCATACTAGATGCTGATAGTTTGATGAGTGGAGAAATCATCGTTCAACTCATTGCGATGATGGAAAAAAACCCAAAGGCAGGGATCATCCAAACCAATTCTAAATTATTCCGCGCCACTACTCTCTTCCAAAAGCTAACTGAATTTTCCTCTTACCTCTTTAGTTCTTATTTCCTAAAAGGTGCTAGTTTTTGGCAGATCAATGCCAACAGTTATTGGGGGCATAATGCCATCTTACGCATCAAACCTTTTATGGAATACTGTGCTCTCCCCCACCTTCCCGAATATGGTGGTCTCGGTGGAAAGATTTTAAGTCATGATACAGTAGAAGCAAGCCTTATGCGAAAGGCTGGATACGAAGTCTTATGTGCCTACGAACTCGAAGGAAGTTACGAAGAGAATCCACCAAATATCATCGATGTTTTGAAGCGAGACCAAAGATGGTGCCAAGGGAATTTACAACATTTTTGGTTTTTATTTGGAAAGAAGATTCCCTTTATCAATCGTATCCATATCTTAAATGGAATTTTGTCTTACCTCAATTCACCCATTTGGCTCTGTTATATCCTACTGAGTTTGTGGAATTATATTGAAGAAAGTAAGTTCCTCAACTACTCCATGCTGCCGGAAGAGTTTGAATACTTCAAAGCTCAGATTTATGATCCCTTGTATTTAAAACTTTTGTATCTTTCTTTACTTTTACTCTTTTTACCAAGGGTGCTTAGTTACTTCAGATTACCGTTAAAACAAATTTTCCTAAAGTTTCCGGCCTTCTTTTTAGAGACTTTGTTTTCCATTCTCATCGCACCCATCTACATGATCTATCATAGCGTTTTTGTGGTGTCCATCTTCCTAAACAAAAAGATTTCTTGGGGACCGCAGAATCGGGATGCGGAATCAAGTTATCCATTCTCCTATGTGGTTTCTTCCTTTTTTGGAATCACTATCCTGGGACTTGTTTCTGCTTATATCAGTTACTCTTATTCACTGATGTTATTTTTCTTAACGATGCCCATTTGGATTGGTTGGACTCTCTCCATCCCTCTTGTGATGTTCACAAGTCGCGAACAAAAATCGCTCCATTCGTTATTTGATCTCTCGTACTGGAAACCCAATCGCGGACTCACAAACAATTTGAAAGAAGAACTCCATCGCAATGACCACAAACGAATGGCAGGAAAAGAAATTTTTTATGCACTTGTGCATCCCATTTTCCACAAGAAACACAAACAATTACAAGGGAACAAATCCTATCGGTCAAAAGTTTCGGACTCCATTGCAAATGATTTCGAAACTTTACTGGGACAAGGACCAAAACAATTGGATCGAAAAAAATTACTCAACATCCTTTCCAATCGTGAATTATTAGATCTATTTTTTCAAAAATTTTGGACCTCAGAAAAATCCAAATGGGGCAAGTATTGGAAAGAGATATGGGAAGAGATCAACCCATCTTCTTTTCCATAA
- a CDS encoding TetR/AcrR family transcriptional regulator, with amino-acid sequence MRKNTYHHGDLKNSIIKSCHKLLQKKGMADFTLREVANLSGVSHAAVYRHFQHKDEVLEILSAIGFDRLASLQKKVAKDKKNPDEYFVKLGLVYIQFALKNPNYYKLMFQTKREKESKQLKQSKLRSYAVLVHGCRFYLKAKKRKENHRSFALMSWSLVHGFSNLSLETNFPLSEGKRLNQSQIELAETMLRYAT; translated from the coding sequence GTGAGAAAAAATACCTACCACCATGGAGATTTAAAAAATTCCATCATTAAATCCTGCCATAAACTCCTTCAGAAAAAGGGGATGGCCGATTTTACGCTGCGGGAGGTTGCCAATTTATCTGGAGTTTCTCATGCCGCTGTTTACAGGCATTTCCAGCATAAAGACGAAGTGTTAGAGATTTTGTCTGCGATTGGTTTTGATCGATTGGCTTCTTTACAAAAAAAAGTCGCAAAAGACAAAAAGAATCCTGACGAATATTTTGTGAAATTAGGACTCGTCTATATCCAATTCGCTCTGAAAAATCCCAATTATTATAAACTGATGTTCCAAACCAAACGAGAAAAAGAATCCAAACAATTGAAACAATCAAAACTGAGATCGTATGCAGTACTCGTACATGGTTGTCGTTTTTACCTTAAGGCCAAAAAGAGAAAAGAAAACCACCGGAGTTTTGCACTCATGTCTTGGTCACTCGTTCATGGATTTAGCAATTTAAGTTTAGAAACCAATTTTCCACTTTCCGAAGGCAAACGATTGAACCAAAGCCAAATCGAGTTAGCAGAAACGATGCTTCGTTATGCAACTTAA
- a CDS encoding ParA family protein, translated as MKIITVANIKGGTSKSTTAIHLALALSKKGSTLAIDMDPQADLSDFFFPEEPVEFFDSGNTLSVLNAETTLAESIKKSNNVDVLPSIIELSDLSYLASKDFSIIPRLKNVLSKTKYDYVVIDTPGSGSSENITSYLPASVILVPVTPSKWAVRTVAQVLKKVSEAERFDEQSKKKSVMILPSQWGTSQKQMDLLDKLRNIKSLKILEPIPKNDSIRDRTETGKPLQEGSAPWKAFENLAEILK; from the coding sequence ATGAAAATCATTACGGTTGCCAATATCAAAGGTGGAACTTCCAAATCCACCACCGCTATTCACCTCGCACTCGCTCTCTCCAAAAAAGGCTCCACTCTTGCCATTGATATGGACCCCCAAGCGGACCTTTCCGACTTCTTTTTCCCAGAAGAACCAGTTGAGTTTTTTGACTCTGGGAATACATTGTCCGTCTTAAATGCAGAAACCACTCTCGCCGAATCGATCAAAAAATCAAATAATGTAGATGTGCTCCCTTCCATCATCGAGCTCTCCGATTTGAGTTACCTTGCCTCCAAAGATTTTTCCATCATCCCAAGATTAAAAAATGTTCTCTCAAAAACAAAATATGACTACGTTGTGATCGACACACCTGGATCTGGTTCTTCTGAAAATATCACATCCTATTTACCAGCATCCGTAATCCTTGTACCGGTCACTCCCTCCAAATGGGCTGTCAGAACTGTTGCCCAAGTCTTAAAAAAAGTAAGCGAAGCAGAAAGATTCGACGAACAATCGAAAAAAAAGTCTGTGATGATCCTACCCTCTCAGTGGGGAACATCTCAAAAACAAATGGATCTACTGGATAAGCTACGAAACATAAAATCGTTAAAAATTCTAGAACCGATCCCAAAAAACGACAGTATTCGGGACCGAACTGAAACTGGCAAACCTCTTCAAGAAGGAAGTGCTCCTTGGAAAGCTTTCGAAAATTTAGCGGAGATTCTGAAATAA
- a CDS encoding helix-turn-helix domain-containing protein yields the protein MKTNRKGIWIPVWIENLNLSHSQTKLFAEIVSLHDNGGCFASNRYFSEILGLKADTISRLITSLKKLGILEQTGFDGRRRFLKPILQFQPQGPEKNPSLTPETKGIKIQTNTAKDSKPALDSCYVPSSTVQLKKKVHTKTSFEEFKIWSERSLSHSTFSKISHLTSPDCMEESLQRIWKQWMEKSKPTSNQFQVGIV from the coding sequence ATGAAAACAAACCGAAAAGGAATATGGATCCCCGTTTGGATTGAAAACCTGAACTTATCCCATAGCCAAACAAAACTGTTTGCCGAAATTGTTTCCTTGCATGACAACGGTGGTTGTTTCGCATCGAATCGTTACTTCAGTGAAATCCTAGGTCTCAAAGCAGATACCATTTCAAGACTCATCACATCCCTCAAAAAACTAGGGATCTTAGAACAAACTGGTTTTGATGGAAGGAGACGATTTTTAAAACCAATCCTTCAATTCCAACCACAAGGCCCGGAAAAAAATCCAAGTCTTACACCAGAAACAAAGGGCATAAAAATCCAAACCAACACCGCAAAGGATTCCAAACCAGCATTGGATTCTTGTTACGTCCCTAGTAGTACAGTACAATTAAAGAAGAAAGTACATACAAAAACTTCGTTTGAAGAATTTAAAATTTGGAGCGAAAGAAGTTTGTCCCATTCTACATTTTCAAAAATTTCACACCTAACTTCACCCGACTGTATGGAAGAAAGTTTACAAAGGATTTGGAAGCAGTGGATGGAAAAATCAAAACCTACGTCAAATCAGTTTCAGGTAGGAATTGTATGA